A section of the Malania oleifera isolate guangnan ecotype guangnan chromosome 2, ASM2987363v1, whole genome shotgun sequence genome encodes:
- the LOC131147623 gene encoding uncharacterized protein LOC131147623 — protein MSGGFFRGTSAEQDTRFSNKQAKLMKSQKFAPELDHLVDMTKVKMDVIRPWIATRVTELLGFEDEVLINFIYGLLDGKDVNGKQVQISLTGFMEKNTGKFMKELWALLLSAQKNASGVPQQFLDAKEEETRKKKAESDRIANEIQKKREKESRELMEEKLKKMDGGVDSSKVTNAELEPVSKHIKPRNSGAHSEDEKDTAERNGFRGRNRSPNSADCSPLSPRGARRSMSGSFSNSRSYSDERRKSRSVSGSPQPRGRSISSERVYHHERRRSLSPRRKHFPRGSISPPRQRSSHSRRRSTSRSRYRSPSPARRRLRSPLRRRSPSPVRRRSPSPSKRSSPSPIKRRSPSPIRRRSPSPFRRRVSPPMRRRSPLRRGSYSPVRRRSPMRRRSPYPVWRRSPSPIRRRSPSPVRRHRRRRSSSTPRHRSPSPVRQRSPIYVRRRSPTPSRRRPSSPYGWSSPSPVGYRSPSPARRQSPKHQRSSPLQNIRERIRMRDESSPVRHVPRGRVDRGPDSVVCRPPISMRSPQRDPKDKRDSGKKVPALSSSPDRSASLSESPPRTRKMSPSENQRASSLPKSPVRRPRERMSADSSLSPPRKPREQKNRHDSPETSGEEETNFTREDKDLRSRSLQKRSPAVSKQKDSPVNILYKEKDPPERPAGHRAAEKQSGPDNKEPRKKDQEIKSEKASGKVGRPDFTDRQESPISYKDSSIGSRQQLLHSREHYKADDQRHSRSNNVKDSNWDHKLETSPKANVKAAEKIGRRSIDSVSEGSDRYKSERKEKRKHKRSDRKEVTSDDDFSYDSEIEHRKEAKRRRREEKRLRKEEKRRRREERRRKREERRAEKLKMKSMDTVFPPSDSEKNQNNAYGSDGEHVARRDCHSSDAEETESEQKRLEIELRKKALESLRAKKGISH, from the exons ATGTCCGGCGGGTTTTTCCGG GGTACGTCGGCGGAGCAAGACACTCGATTCTCGAACAAACAGGCGAAGCTGATGAAATCGCAGAAGTTTGCTCCTGAATTGGATCACCTG GTGGACATGACGAAAGTGAAGATGGATGTTATCAGGCCATGGATTGCTACTAGGGTGACCGAGTTGCTCGGGTTTGAAGACGAAGTTCTAATCAACTTCATTTATGGACTTTTAGATGGAAAG GATGTGAATGGCAAACAAGTTCAAATATCGTTAACTGGATTCATGGAGAAAAATACTGGGAAGTTTATGAAAGAGCTGTGGGCGCTACTCCTTAGTGCCCAGAAGAATGCAAGTGGTGTACCTCAACAATTCTTGGATGCTAAAGAGGAGGAAACTAGGAAGAAGAag GCAGAGTCAGATCGGATAGCAAATGAAATtcaaaagaagagagagaaggaaagtAGAGAACTCatggaagagaaattgaagaagatg GACGGTGGTGTTGATAGCTCAAAGGTGACTAATGCCGAATTGGAACCAGTTTCAAAGCACATTAAACCAAGGAATTCCGGTGCCCATTCTGAAGATGAGAAAGATACTGCAGAGAGGAACGGGTTCAGAGGAAGGAACAG ATCTCCCAATTCAGCTGATTGTTCCCCTTTATCTCCACG AGGTGCACGTCGGTCAATGAGCGGGTCATTTTCCAATTCCAGAAGTTATTCGGA TGAGAGACGGAAGTCAAGGAGTGTATCGGGATCACCTCAACCACGAGGACGCTCCATTTCTTCTGAAAGGGTGTACCACCATGAACGAAGACGATCTCTTTCACCTCGTCGAAAGCATTTTCCTCGAGGATCAATCTCCCCCCCAAGACAGAGATCATCACATTCCAGGCGACGGTCCACATCCCGATCACGTTATAGGTCACCTTCCCCTGCACGACGTAGATTGCGTTCTCCTTTAAGACGCAGATCACCATCTCCTGTACGACGCAGGTCACCTTCTCCAAGTAAACGCAGTTCGCCATCACCCATTAAACGCAGATCACCTTCTCCCATCAGACGCAGGTCACCGTCTCCctttagacgtagggtttctccCCCGATGCGACGTAGGTCTCCTCTGCGACGTGGGTCCTACTCTCCTGTACGGCGTAGATCACCTATGCGGCGAAGATCTCCATATCCTGTTTGGCGCAGATCACCCTCTCCTATACGGCGTAGATCTCCCTCTCCTGTACGTCGCCACCGCCGGCGGAGATCGTCATCAACTCCACGCCATAGGTCTCCATCTCCTGTGAGACAAAGGTCCCCTATTTATGTGCGCAGAAGATCACCAACTCCTTCCCGACGTAGGCCTTCTTCACCTTATGGATGGAGTTCACCATCACCAGTTGGGTATAGGTCCCCTTCACCAGCTAGGAGGCAATCACCAAAGCACCAGAGGAGTTCACCGTTGCaaaatattagagaaagaatcag GATGCGGGATGAATCATCTCCTGTCCGTCATGTTCCGAGAGGGAGGGTTGACAGGGGACCAGATTCTGTTGTATGTCGACCTCCAATTTCTATGAGATCACCACAAAGAGATCCAAAAGATAAAAGGGATTCTGGTAAAAAGGTTCCAGCTTTGTCATCTTCTCCAGATAGATCTGCAAGCCTTTCAGAATCTCCACCACGTACGAGGAAAATGAGTCCCAGTGAAAATCAGAG AGCATCCAGTCTTCCTAAGAGTCCTGTCAGGCGACCAAGGGAAAGGATGAGTGCTGACAGCAGCCTAAGTCCTCCACGCAAGCCTAGAGAACAGAAAAATCGTCATGATAGTCCTGAAACAAGTGGAGAGGAGGAAACTAATTTTACCAG GGAGGACAAGGATCTTAGATCCAGGTCATTACAAAAACGATCCCCTGCTGTTAGCAAACAGAAAGATTCCCCCGTGAATATACTTTACAAGGAGAAGGACCCTCCTGAAAGGCCAGCTGGTCATCGGGCTGCTGAAAAGCAGAGTGGTCCTGATAACAAAGAACCGAGAAAGAAAGACCAGGAGATAAAGAG TGAGAAGGCTTCAGGAAAGGTGGGGCGTCCAGATTTTACTGATCGACAAGAGTCTCCAATCTCATATAAAGACTCTTCCATAGGCAGTAGGCAACAGTTATTGCATTCTAGAGAACATTACAAAGCTGATGACCAGCGCCATTCTCGTTCAAACAATGTCAAGGACAGCAATTGGGATCACAAATTAGAAACTTCACCGAAAGCAAACGTGAAGGCGGCTGAAAAAATTGGTCGGAGGAGTATTGACTCTGTTTCTGAGGGAAGTGATAGGTACAAAAGTGAACGCAAGGAAAAGAGAAAGCATAAGAGGTCTGATAGGAAAGAAGTGACATCAGATGATGATTTCAGTTATGATTCTGAAATAGAGCACAGGAAGGAGGCcaagaggaggaggagggaggAAAAGCGATTACGGAAAGAAGAGAAGCGTCGACGGCGTGAAGAGCGACGCCGCAAAAGGGAAGAACGGCGTGCCGAGAAGCTGAAAATGAAGTCGATGGATACTGTCTTTCCACCATCGGACtctgagaaaaatcaaaataatgcATATGGCTCAGATGGTGAACATGTTGCGAGGAGGGACTGTCATTCAAGTGATGCTGAAGAGACCGAAAGTGAGCAGAAAAGGCTTGAGATTGAGTTGCGGAAAAAGGCTCTTGAATCACTTAGAGCAAAGAAGGGCATCAGTCACTAA